The following are encoded together in the Hoplias malabaricus isolate fHopMal1 chromosome 3, fHopMal1.hap1, whole genome shotgun sequence genome:
- the LOC136691607 gene encoding somatostatin receptor type 5 produces the protein MEFTEPLHSLSNSTLDLESTFIHSFEVPQSASVFSVSMAVLHLAVCAVGLVGNSLVVVAILKLDKMSSATTVYIFNLALADGLFMVGLPFVAFQNFQNQWIFGDVACKLVMVLDGINQFTSVFCLTVMSVDRYMALVDPLRFARWRTPKQAKIISAFLWLVSLLPVLPMALHFSVQYDFCMADTFMAHWWITFLSYTFVLGFVLPFLVMTVFYSALVIRLRCARQRSSSFSSPETHRLEKQVTKMVVAVVVVFGMCWLPFYVFNFCSLFLKSTTLSFARGFEVAVLLSYSWSCANPILYACLSETFRRYFRTLLCPNKNSSSIHCNGETEGYGLHDTNGQDVNVVA, from the coding sequence ATGGAGTTTACAGAACCTCTGCACTCTTTGAGCAATTCCACCCTGGACCTGGAGAGCACCTTCATTCACAGCTTTGAGGTTCCTCAGAGTGCCAGCGTCTTCAGCGTGTCCATGGCTGTACTCCACTTGGCCGTGTGCGCCGTGGGATTGGTCGGGAACTCTCTGGTTGTGGTCGCCATTCTCAAGCTGGACAAGATGTCATCTGCCACAACTGTCTACATCTTCAACCTGGCTCTGGCGGACGGCCTGTTCATGGTGGGGCTTCCGTTCGTGGCTTTCCAGAACTTTCAGAACCAGTGGATCTTCGGGGATGTCGCCTGTAAGCTGGTGATGGTTCTGGACGGGATTAACCAGTTCACAAGCGTCTTCTGCCTCACGGTGATGAGTGTGGACCGCTACATGGCGCTAGTGGATCCCCTTCGCTTCGCTCGCTGGAGAACACCAAAACAAGCCAAAATCATCTCTGCCTTTCTCTGGCTTGTCTCTTTACTGCCCGTTCTGCCCATGGCGCTCCACTTCTCTGTCCAGTATGACTTCTGCATGGCGGATACGTTCATGGCGCACTGGTGGATAACGTTCTTATCCTACACCTTCGTCCTGGGCTTCGTTCTGCCGTTCCTGGTCATGACCGTGTTCTACTCAGCCTTGGTGATAAGGCTCAGATGTGCGAGGCAGCGAAGCAGCAGTTTTTCCTCACCAGAGACACACAGGCTGGAGAAGCAGGTGACCAAGATGGTGGTTGCGGTCGTGGTGGTCTTCGGCATGTGCTGGCTCCCGTTCTATGTCTTTAACTTCTGCTCGCTGTTCTTGAAGAGCACCACGCTGTCCTTCGCACGAGGATTCGAGGTCGCGGTACTGCTGTCCTACTCCTGGAGCTGCGCCAACCCCATCCTCTACGCCTGCCTTTCAGAAACCTTCAGGAGATACTTCCGCACCCTCCTCTGTCCGAAcaagaactccagcagcatcCACTGCAATGGGGAAACGGAGGGATACGGCCTGCACGACACTAACGGACAGGATGTGAACGTTGTGGCGTAG
- the sstr2a gene encoding somatostatin receptor type 2, which translates to MGSEPYLNDSFSPGNESISVFDRTSSVVITFMYFVVCAIGLCGNTLVMYVILRYAKMKTVTNIYILNLAMADVLCMLSLPFIAIQLALLHWPFGATICRIVLTMDSLNQFTSIFFLTVMSIDRYLAVVHPIKSTKWRKPRVAKTISLALWGVSLLVILPIIIFSGLDNDRYREQTCTMLWPEPQNTYYTAFIFYTFLLGFFLPLVVICLCYLLIVVKVKTSAVRVNSSKRKQSERKVTRMVSIVVAVFVLCWLPFYLFNVVSVTVTLMSTQVMKSTFDFVVVLGYANSCANPILYAFLSDNFKKSFQNVLCLKRVGGLEEIERSDSRQDRTRVANEVVTVTHSAALLNGDLQTSI; encoded by the coding sequence ATGGGGTCAGAACCTTATCTCAACGACAGCTTCTCTCCTGGGAATGAGTCCATCTCCGTCTTCGACCGGACCAGCTCCGTGGTCATCACCTTCATGTACTTCGTGGTGTGCGCGATCGGGCTGTGCGGGAACACCCTGGTGATGTACGTGATCCTGCGCTACGCCAAAATGAAGACGGTCACCAACATCTACATCCTCAACCTGGCCATGGCGGACGTCCTCTGCATGCTCAGCTTGCCCTTCATCGCCATCCAGCTGGCCCTACTGCACTGGCCGTTCGGCGCCACCATCTGCCGCATCGTCCTCACCATGGACTCTCTGAACCAGTTCACCAGCATCTTCTTCCTGACCGTGATGAGCATCGACCGCTACCTTGCAGTGGTGCATCCCATCAAATCCACCAAGTGGCGAAAGCCTCGAGTGGCCAAAACCATCAGCCTGGCCCTGTGGGGGGTGTCCCTGCTGGTTATCCTGCCCATCATAATCTTCAGCGGCCTGGACAACGACAGATACAGGGAGCAGACATGTACCATGCTATGGCCAGAGCCTCAGAACACCTACTACACTGCCTTCATCTTCTACACCTTCCTCTTGGGCTTCTTCCTGCCGCTCGTGGTCATCTGCCTGTGCTACCTGCTCATCGTGGTGAAGGTGAAGACCTCGGCGGTGAGAGTCAACTCCAGCAAGAGGAAGCAGTCGGAGCGGAAGGTGACCCGCATGGTGTCCATTGTGGTGGCGGTGTTCGTGCTCTGCTGGCTGCCCTTCTACTTGTTCAACGTGGTGTCTGTGACGGTGACGCTGATGTCCACGCAGGTGATGAAGAGCACCTTCGATTTCGTGGTGGTCCTGGGCTACGCCAACAGCTGCGCCAATCCCATCCTCTATGCCTTCCTCTCGGACAACTTCAAGAAGAGTTTCCAGAACGTGCTTTGCCTCAAGAGGGTGGGAGGGCTGGAGGAGATTGAGAGAAGCGACAGCAGGCAGGATCGCACACGAGTGGCCAACGAGGTCGTGACGGTGACCCACAGCGCCGCCTTGCTCAACGGGGATCTGCAGACCAGCATCTAG